The sequence TCTTTTTTGGCTAAAGTCTGCATTCCGTAAGTAGCGATGTAGCCCCATTTTTTGTTTTTGCTGATTCCCTGTTTCATCGGGATGTCTTTAAATGCAACAATTCCGGTACATAAACCTGAAATAGTTTGGTCTAAACTTAAATCAACTTTCACAAAACGGTCTTTGTTGAAAATGGTCAGTTTCGATTGGAGATCAACCGCTTTTCCCCAGGTTTTCCAACCTTTGTAGTCGATGGTTGCGAAAGATCTATCATTTTCATTAAAAACTTTTGCGGTCGTGCTTTTTACGGTCTTAAAAGTTTCCACAAAATCATTTTGGTCATCATATCTTCCGTAAGAACCGATTCCGATGGTGCGACCTGATTTCAAAATATCCTGTCCCCAAGGTGCGTCGTGGTGATACGTTTCAAAACCGTCTTGCCCGACTTCTGGTAACACTAAAGTATTTATTTTTTTACCAAAAATATCGGTGGCATTTCTCCAATCCAAATACAGTCTGTAACCAATTTGATTGTTTTCCAAACCAATTCCTTCGTATCTGATGTAATAAGAATGGTCGGTGTGCTCTGCAGGAAGTGTTAACTCATTTACGTTTTTAAAAGTTCCGCCAATGTATTCGTTTCCCTGCCATTTTCCGCCGTCTTTTATAGATAATTCGGCATACGAAAATGGTGCTTTAGGATTTTTGCGTATTTTTTCAATTACATTTTGCTGAGCAAATGACATATTGGTCGCAAAAACTGCTCCAGTTAATATGATTTTGAATATGTTTAATTTTATTGACATAATACTTTCGTTTTAGATAACCATTTACTTAAAAAGTTCAGTGACTTTCTACTGTTTATCGGTTATTTTTTTAACAAGGTCATTTATGTAGACCTCGATATTATCATAATTTTTATCTAAATCTCTTCCGTTTGCATTGGCTTTTTTAGGATCGAGATTGTGCTTTGTTTCCCATTCATCGGGCATTCCGTCGTTATCTGAATCGAGTAGCGCTTTTCCCGGTTTTAAATCTGGAAATCCACCGACATCATTTTGTGAATCGATGATCCCGTTTTTACTTCCAAGCGAACCGTTGTACGTGAAAGTACCATTTTTCACCTCTTTTAAAACACGTAGATCTACCGCATCTCTCACCAAACTTGCACCGCCGATCTGCAATATTTTTTCATACGCTTCTTTTGCGGTATGTGTTTTTACATTATTCTGAATGTCGTGAGGTTGATTGATTTTTATTGAATTTTTATCAGCATCTGTTAAATTGTAAGAAGGCTTCATTTGATTAAAAACTCCTAAATTCCAGTTGTCTGCTGTTACATCAGGATTTTCTTCAGAGACATTTCCGTTGATATAATATTTACCCCAAATGTTGTAAACTTCGGTTTCAGGTTTTTCGTTTTTATCGATGGCTACAATTCTTTTTTTGTTCATCGATGCGGGACCTGGTTTATAGTAATTATTAACCATATTTACATTCATTCCTTCACCGCCGTAGACATTGTTGTGTCCCCAATTGTAAATGACATTATTTCTAAAATCAGTTAAATCGGTCAATGCAAATTTACTTCCTGCGTACTCACCCAATCTGGGATTTCTGCTGTCGTGATGAGCATACATGTTATGATGAAAAGAAGCGAATTTTCCACCTGCAATTCCGCCGTATCCGTGAGCGCCTTTTTGATGGGCAGAATTTCTTAAACTTTCTGAAATTATGCACCATTGAAGCGTGGTATTTTCATTCACATAAATAGAAACCGTCTCGTCGGTAGACCAACTCATTGAGCAATGATCGACGATTAAATTTTTTATAAATCTTGCCCCTAATGCATCACCTTCAAATTTTTTCTGATCTCCCATTCTGAAACGTAAAAAACGAATAATTACGTTATCTGCCGCAACAAAAGTTTCGTAGTTGGCAATGGTAATTCCGTCGCCTGGAGCAGTTTGTCCGGCAATGGTGACATTGCCTTCTTTTATTTTTAATGGAGATTCCAAGTAGATCGTTCCTGCTGTTTTGAAAACAATATATCTTGCTCCTTTTTGGTCTAAAACATATCTTAAAGTTCCTTCTGAACCGTCGTCTGTCAATTTTGTTACAAATAAAACTTTTCCGCCTCTTCCTCCAGTTGTGTATCTTCCGAAACCTTCTGCACCAGGGAAACTCAAAGTTTTCTCCTGAGCCGAAACAGATAAAGCAAGCATTATGAGAATGCCTGTGGTAAAGATTTTATGTTTTAGACTGAATTTCATTTAAAATAATTAAAATTTTATTTCATTGAATTTTTTAAATATGATAAATTGACTGGTCGCTCTTACCGAGCTTCGTTTTTTTACATTTATTTTTTCTATTAACAGCAAATCCCGATGGGATCAATTACAGCTTTAAAAGAAGAGAACTTTTAATTTTTCTCGAAAAAAATAATTTATTTAAAACTTTTATTAAAGTTCCAGTTGTCTTTTCCTTTCAGAATATTTTTTGCTGAATATTTTTTAGCCTGATCTTTCGTTAGCTGATGAGACCAGGAAACTCTTTTTGAAGGATCTGCTCCGGCTCCTTTTGAATTATATTCTGCATAGAAAGTGGTCTTTTCAGCATCAGGTTTAGCCCAGTTATGCCAACCTTCTTTTTTTATTGTGGAATCGATTGCACAATTGATGTAAACTGTTTTAGCAAAAGGTCTCCAAGGTCTTCCCAAATATACAGAATTTGCTGATGCATCACCTGTTAAATTACAGTTAATAAATACGTAACCAAATTCAGCTCCTTCCGGAGTAGAGGCAGCGGTAACGTAAGATGCATTTTTTTTGGAATATATTGTACAATCTTCAAAAACTGCAGTTCCGGCTCCGAAAATATAGTCTGTAGTTCCTTCGATGTAGCAGTTTTTAAAATAGTTTCGGGAAGTTTTACTTTTATCTGGGTTATCCTGAGTTCCTTTAGTATATAAAGTATCCTGAAATCCTAAAAATCTGCAATTTTCAAACGCCATTTTGTCTCCTGTGGTAAGAACGGCAACCGCTTGTCCCACGGGTCCTGCGTCATTTTGAAAGGTGATATTTTTTGCTGAAAAATTATCTGAAAAAATAAATAGGGTAGACGAACCTGTAGTTCCGATGTTTTTACCTTCTGCGCTTTGTTTTGAAGCATGATCGCCGTAAACTAAAATGGTGTTTTCTGCTTTTTCACCGATTAAAATTATCGGGCTTTTTGCTGCAGATACAGTAACTTTTTCTCTGTACGTTCCGGGTTTTATAATAATTTTTGTTCTTATCGATTTTCCTTCTTCAACAGCGTCAATTGCCTGTTGAATGGTCGTGAAATTTCCTTTTCCGTCTTTCGAAACGATGATGGTTTTCTCATCACTAGCCTTGAAAGAAAGAAGACTGATCATGACCATTGAAAAAATAAAGAAGAACGGACTATTTTTTAAACCTAAAACCTGCATAAGTTGTTGATCGTTTTTAATTGTCAGTTGATGGGCTGAAATTTCAACTTTTAAAAATCTTTTCTGAATTTTTCTTTGAAGAAAAGTACAGACCTTCTCCCGAAAAAGGAGGAAGTCTGTACTGAAAATTAATTAATATGAATGTATATTTTCACTAATAACCATAATCTTGGGTAAGATTATAATTAGAGTTTACAACGTCTAATGCTAAAGGTAATAGCTCTTTCCTGTTAGGCTGGAAATAATAAGCATAGCTCTTGATAGGATCTCCACTGATGTAAGGCTGAGTCATTGCTAATCTCCAGTTTACTTTTGTATAACCAGATGGTGTGGCAACAGATTGATTTGGACTGTAGAAAATATCTGCTTTTGCAACTCCTGCAGTTGTATAGAAATCAATGTCTAATACATTTTGCTGAGCTGTTTTTGTTGGCACATAGGTTGGCTTTTTGTAGAAAATATATTCAGGAACGTTTGCATAAGCTCCCGTACCATTCATAAATTGGGTAAGCTTAGCTCTTGTTTCATTAATTTTAGTTTCTAATAAATTCCAACGGATAAGATCGTATTTTCTTAATCCTTCACCACCAAATTCAAGCTGTCTTTCTTTCACGATATAATCAAAGAAAGCTGCTTTACCAGTCGGAATCGTTCCTACCTGACCTAAATTACCTGCATACGCTCTTTGTCTTACTGCCATCACTGCATTTACAGCATCTGCAGATGGGCCACCGTGTAATTCGTTATCTGCTTCAGCAAACATTAATAAAATATCTGAATATCTAAGCATTGGCCAGTCGATTCCTAAGTTTTGAGAAGTTCCTGTAATTGAGGTCCAAGATTTTCTGAATTTACCGTCATTCCAGTTGATAGAGGTTTGAAGCTCTTCCTGTTTTGTAGTATTTACTCTATAGATGGCGATGTTAACATCTCTTCTTAAATCATATTTTGTAAATTCATAAAAATAAACAGGAATTGCGCTGATTCCACCTGAAGATTTCCAATCGGTATCATCATGTCTTAAACCGTTATAGTAACCGATTTTACTATCTGTTCTTGAGTTTCCTCCGAAAGCTCCGATAGCATAGATTACTTCATTCGTAGCATCCTGAGAATTGGTATGCAATGATCTGAATAATCCTTCATAGCTAGGATTAAGCTGATGTTGAGCAGAATTGATAATATCTTTACACTCATCATAAGCGATCTGGTAATATTTCTGAGGATTAGAACCCTGCATCATTTGTTGAGGATTTCTTCTTAAAGAATATCCTGCTCTTGCTAAAGCTATTCTCGCTCTTAAACCTTTAACAGCACCTTTTGAAATTCTTTGTGCAGTAGTTCCTCCTTCAGATCTCCAAGGGACAAGACTTTCTGCTTTAAGTAAATCGTCAAGAATTTTATCATAAATAACATCTCTATCTGTTTTTGCAAGATACAAATCAGGAAGATCGGCTGAAGGTACATCTTGGAAAGGTACATCGCCCCAGTTTTTTATAAGATCATAGTAGAATTGGGCTCTCAATGTTAAAGCCTCACCCAAATACCTATTCATTAACGTCTTATCTGCTGCTGAACCAGTTTGCATCACTGGTGAAAGCGGGATGTTTTTAATGACAAGATTGGCTCTTTCAATTCCGGCATAAGTATCTAAGAAAGGTCTTAATAGCTCAGTATTCGTAGGAATTGCGCCGAAGCAACTAATTCCTCTTCTGTCATTCGCATTATAATCGCCAGAAGTTCTTAAATCGTCACCTGATTGAGTAAGGATTAAGTTCATTCTCTGACCATAAGTATTGTCACCCATAGTAGCGTTATAAACACCTACCAAAGCGGAAAAAGTATCTGGAGCAGAGTCAAATTGTTGTTTTTCGGCTGTATTAGATAAGCTTTCTACATCCAGGTAATCATCACAAGAGTTTAAAGATATTACTCCTGCAACAGCAAATAGTATTGTTAAAAATTTATTCTTCTTCATAATATTAGGTTTAAAAAGTGATGTCAACTCCTGATAAGATAAATCTGCTTCTTGGATAAGCGGCATAATCTACACCAGGTGTTAAAGGATTTCTTCTGGTATTAGCTTCTGGATCATATCCTGAATAACCAGTAATGGTAAAGACATTATTCATTGTGAAATACAGTCTGAAGTTTGAAAGTCCTAATTGTTTAGTAAATTCTTTTCCAAGAGAATACCCTAAAGTTACGTTGTTTAGTCTTAGGAAAGATCCATCTTCAATAGCATACGAATGTAAGAAATAAGCACCTGCAGGTGGAGTCCATCCTGTTGTATTGGCATTTAATGCAGCTAAAGCTGTTGGGTCATTTACTTTTACACCTGCATCATCGAACCATCTCCATCTATCGGCCACTTCAGCTAGCATGTTATTGTCTTTGTATAAATATTGTGTTGAATATTCTATTTTGTTAGCATTATACACTTTATTTCCAACAGAGAAGTTGAACATTAAGCTCATATCCCAGTTCTTGTAACGGAAATTCTGGCTAAAACCACCATAGAATTTTGGTTGGGCATTTCCTAGATCGGTCATATCTTTATTATCAATAATACCGTCACCGTTTAAATCTTGAAGTTTAAGATCTCCAGGTTGTATTAGTTTTGCTCCGTTTGCAGCGGCAGCAGAGCTAGGAATACCTGCTTTTAGTGTATAAACCTGCGTTGCTGGATTATAATCGAAATCACTAACTTCATATCTTCCCGCTGTTTGATATCCCCAAAAAGTACCTACTGGCTTACCAACTTGTACTAAGAAGTCATTCAAGCTGTTTTGCCAACCTGAAGGGTACAGGTAAGAAAAAGAACTTGGAGATGCATTATTTCCTAAACTTTTAATGGTGTTTCTGTTAGAAGAGATATTCGCATCCATTTTCCAAGTGAAATTTTCCTTGTTAATGATTGCACTTCCGATGGAGAATTCAATACCTTTATTCGTTGTACTTCCAGAGTTTTGATATTGATATTCGTAACCTCTGTCTTTAGGAATTTGAGCTAAAAGTAATAAGTCTTTGGTATCCGTTTGATAAACATCTAAAGTACCGTATACTTTTCCTTTAAATAAGCCAAAATCTAAACCTAGGTTTTTAGAAGCTGATTTTTCCCAAGTAACA is a genomic window of Chryseobacterium scophthalmum containing:
- a CDS encoding pectate lyase family protein, with protein sequence MKFSLKHKIFTTGILIMLALSVSAQEKTLSFPGAEGFGRYTTGGRGGKVLFVTKLTDDGSEGTLRYVLDQKGARYIVFKTAGTIYLESPLKIKEGNVTIAGQTAPGDGITIANYETFVAADNVIIRFLRFRMGDQKKFEGDALGARFIKNLIVDHCSMSWSTDETVSIYVNENTTLQWCIISESLRNSAHQKGAHGYGGIAGGKFASFHHNMYAHHDSRNPRLGEYAGSKFALTDLTDFRNNVIYNWGHNNVYGGEGMNVNMVNNYYKPGPASMNKKRIVAIDKNEKPETEVYNIWGKYYINGNVSEENPDVTADNWNLGVFNQMKPSYNLTDADKNSIKINQPHDIQNNVKTHTAKEAYEKILQIGGASLVRDAVDLRVLKEVKNGTFTYNGSLGSKNGIIDSQNDVGGFPDLKPGKALLDSDNDGMPDEWETKHNLDPKKANANGRDLDKNYDNIEVYINDLVKKITDKQ
- a CDS encoding RagB/SusD family nutrient uptake outer membrane protein, whose protein sequence is MKKNKFLTILFAVAGVISLNSCDDYLDVESLSNTAEKQQFDSAPDTFSALVGVYNATMGDNTYGQRMNLILTQSGDDLRTSGDYNANDRRGISCFGAIPTNTELLRPFLDTYAGIERANLVIKNIPLSPVMQTGSAADKTLMNRYLGEALTLRAQFYYDLIKNWGDVPFQDVPSADLPDLYLAKTDRDVIYDKILDDLLKAESLVPWRSEGGTTAQRISKGAVKGLRARIALARAGYSLRRNPQQMMQGSNPQKYYQIAYDECKDIINSAQHQLNPSYEGLFRSLHTNSQDATNEVIYAIGAFGGNSRTDSKIGYYNGLRHDDTDWKSSGGISAIPVYFYEFTKYDLRRDVNIAIYRVNTTKQEELQTSINWNDGKFRKSWTSITGTSQNLGIDWPMLRYSDILLMFAEADNELHGGPSADAVNAVMAVRQRAYAGNLGQVGTIPTGKAAFFDYIVKERQLEFGGEGLRKYDLIRWNLLETKINETRAKLTQFMNGTGAYANVPEYIFYKKPTYVPTKTAQQNVLDIDFYTTAGVAKADIFYSPNQSVATPSGYTKVNWRLAMTQPYISGDPIKSYAYYFQPNRKELLPLALDVVNSNYNLTQDYGY
- a CDS encoding pectinesterase family protein, producing the protein MQVLGLKNSPFFFIFSMVMISLLSFKASDEKTIIVSKDGKGNFTTIQQAIDAVEEGKSIRTKIIIKPGTYREKVTVSAAKSPIILIGEKAENTILVYGDHASKQSAEGKNIGTTGSSTLFIFSDNFSAKNITFQNDAGPVGQAVAVLTTGDKMAFENCRFLGFQDTLYTKGTQDNPDKSKTSRNYFKNCYIEGTTDYIFGAGTAVFEDCTIYSKKNASYVTAASTPEGAEFGYVFINCNLTGDASANSVYLGRPWRPFAKTVYINCAIDSTIKKEGWHNWAKPDAEKTTFYAEYNSKGAGADPSKRVSWSHQLTKDQAKKYSAKNILKGKDNWNFNKSFK
- a CDS encoding DUF4861 family protein — protein: MSIKLNIFKIILTGAVFATNMSFAQQNVIEKIRKNPKAPFSYAELSIKDGGKWQGNEYIGGTFKNVNELTLPAEHTDHSYYIRYEGIGLENNQIGYRLYLDWRNATDIFGKKINTLVLPEVGQDGFETYHHDAPWGQDILKSGRTIGIGSYGRYDDQNDFVETFKTVKSTTAKVFNENDRSFATIDYKGWKTWGKAVDLQSKLTIFNKDRFVKVDLSLDQTISGLCTGIVAFKDIPMKQGISKNKKWGYIATYGMQTLAKKEDNLGMVVFYPIESFDKYVKAKSTHIIVFKKTKNVSYYFMGAWSQEPNGLKTEEEFYKDLDKKLEILDNNNQL